Proteins co-encoded in one Aspergillus flavus chromosome 2, complete sequence genomic window:
- a CDS encoding transcription factor, whose amino-acid sequence MTVDAQDSTPAPPADRRGAELETGGVGEQSEQPKNKSNGDGNAPAETGQKPNPKDPSRPRRKKARRACFACQRAHLTCGDERPCQRCIKRGLQDACHDGVRKKAKYLHDAPDGALMPGIGGNFYNNTMRSNLPLSRNGANAVNATTQPSSSPNFYPTPQSNSYSVYQENTMNQNSFTSQSPVSPTFTLKANPAARNNSLSSQVNQQPPSTGVSGATNPSQNPFAGPFFDPSDPALFNFDLSSMNFENRYGALEFGMLGHMATGAGDSPSDSATQRGSMGRSGSAQFSGTPITGAAAFGESPGGQQPFIFGDPLLNEWSSGQPTGQTHVNVGGVYPQSGQGSVIPGHLTKADAPHAFAIESGPGSFASPNATTSPQITTGFDDATFSSAVTAKSNGLSANGPRPTITTPSLKHQNLQVGVRRRQRNPSSIYENVKEPYAYTNRFHNLTAFIQRRFSPQKTLQIAKALASIRPSFIATTKTLNRDDLIFMEKCFQRTLFEYEDFINACGTPTIVCRRTGEIAAVGKEFSILTGWKKDVLLGKEPNLNVNTGGSVPGSGTSSRSFTPRGSVAESTPGRPQPVFLAELLDDDSVVEFYEDFARLAFGDSRGSVMTTCKLLKYKTKEDMENQSDDNQRWNSHLRKGGIASEAGMNQLGFKDGKVECAYCWTVKRDVFDIPMLIVMNFLPCI is encoded by the exons ATGACGGTGGATGCACAGGATAGCACCCCGGCGCCCCCAGCCGATCGCAGAGGGGCCGAGCTAGAGACCGGAGGCGTCGGGGAACAGTCAGAGCAGcccaagaacaagagcaatGGCGATGGTAATGCGCCTGCGGAAACTGGCCAAAAACCGAACCCGAAGGATCCCTCAAGACCACGACGGAAGAAAGCACGGAGGGCTTGCTTTGCTTGTCAACGGGCGCATCTGACTTGCG GTGACGAAAGGCCTTGTCAACGGTGTATCAAACGTGGTCTCCAAGATGCGTGCCACGATGGGGTTCGCAAAAAAGCCAAATATCTTCATGATGCACCAGATGGAGCGTTGATGCCTGGAATTGGCGggaatttctataataacaCGATGCGGAGTAACTTGCCCTTGTCTAGAAATGGCGCCAATGCAGTTAATGCCACTACACAGCCGAGTTCCAGTCCCAATTTCTACCCCACGCCGCAGTCGAACTCCTATAGTGTCTATCAGGAAAATACTATGAACCAAAATTCTTTCACCTCCCAGTCCCCTGTCTCGCCGACCTTTACCCTGAAAGCCAACCCAGCCGCTCGAAACAACAGCCTTTCATCACAAGTTAATCAGCAGCCGCCCAGCACCGGCGTGTCCGGCGCGACTAACCCCAGCCAAAACCCATTTGCCGGGCCCTTCTTTGACCCCAGTGACCCGGCCCTCTTTAACTTTGACCTGTCCAGTATGAACTTTGAGAATCGCTATGGTGCGTTGGAGTTTGGCATGCTTGGACATATGGCTACTGGGGCTGGTGACTCACCCAGTGATTCCGCTACCCAGCGAGGCTCAATGGGACGTAGTGGCTCGGCTCAATTCTCCGGCACGCCGATCACTGGCGCTGCAGCTTTCGGCGAGAGCCCTGGAGGTCAACAGCCATTCATTTTCGGCGACCCCCTTCTGAATGAATGGTCCAGCGGGCAACCCACGGGCCAAACTCATGTAAATGTTGGAGGCGTTTACCCACAGTCCGGCCAAGGAAGTGTAATCCCGGGACACTTGACCAAGGCAGATGCGCCACATGCCTTTGCGATCGAAAGCGGCCCTGGCAGCTTTGCAAGCCCCAATGCAACGACTAGTCCTCAAATAACGACGGGCTTTGATGATGCTACGTTCAGCAGTGCGGTGACAGCAAAGTCAAATGGCCTCTCTGCGAACGGACCACGACCTACGATTACGACACCGAGTTTAAAGCACCAAAACTTACAGGTCGGGGTTAGACGACGCCAACGGAACCCCTCATCCATATATGAGAACGTCAAGGAGCCGTATGCCTACACCAATCGTTTCCATAATCTGACCGCATTTATTCAACGACGCTTTTCGCCACAGAAGACTTTACAAATCGCCAAGGCGCTGGCGTCGATCCGCCCGTCTTTCATTGCGACGACCAAGACTCTGAACCGGGACGACCTAATATTCATGGAGAAATGTTTCCAGCGAACCTTGTTCGAATATGAAGACTTCATCAATGCGTGTGGCACCCCAACCATCGTTTGTCGACGCACGGGGGAAATCGCGGCTGTGGGAAAGGAGTTTAGTATCCTTACCGGATGGAAAAAAGACGTCCTTTTAGGTAAGGAGCCCAACCTGAATGTCAATACAGGTGGCTCTGTTCCGGGCTCGGGAACATCATCGCGGAGCTTTACTCCACGAGGCTCCGTGGCGGAAAGCACTCCTGGTCGCCCGCAACCAGTGTTCTTGGCCGAGCTGCTTGATGACGACAGTGTGGTGGAATTCTACGAAGATTTCGCCCGACTTGCCTTTGGGGACTCACGTGGTAGTGTCATGACGACATGCAAACTGTTGAAATACAAAACGAAGGAGGACATGGAGAATCAGTCAGATGATAACCAACGGTGGAACAGCCATCTGCGCAAAGGGGGCATCGCCAGCGAGGCGGGCATGAATCAACTGGGCTTTAAAGACGGCAAAGTTGAATGCGCATACTGCTGGACAGTAAAACGAGACGTATTCGACATTCCTATGCTTATTGTGATGAAT TTCTTGCCATgcatttga